Proteins encoded within one genomic window of Halalkalibacillus sediminis:
- a CDS encoding carbon-nitrogen family hydrolase: MKLALIQMDIAFGEPEKNKRSIEQYFAELDKSADTVVLPEMWNTGYDLKRLDEVADADGKDSQNFLSDLAKRYEVNLVGGSVAKSSERGFTNTMYAHDSTGKKLGEYSKVHLFRLMEEEKYLVEGQERGPFTLNNIPSAGLICYDIRFPEWVRAHVMDGAQVLYVVAEWPAPRIDHWRTLLIARAIENQCYVVACNRVGSDPKNDFGGHSIVIDPWGEIVAEADDREQILNAEINLELVEEVRKRIPIFDDRREKLY, from the coding sequence ATGAAACTTGCACTGATTCAAATGGATATAGCTTTCGGTGAACCAGAGAAAAATAAGCGGTCGATTGAACAATACTTTGCTGAACTAGATAAGTCAGCCGATACAGTCGTGTTACCTGAAATGTGGAATACTGGTTACGATTTGAAGCGACTAGATGAAGTTGCGGATGCTGATGGCAAGGACTCTCAGAATTTTTTATCTGACCTTGCGAAAAGGTATGAAGTCAATTTAGTTGGCGGTTCTGTCGCTAAGTCTAGTGAGCGAGGATTCACGAATACTATGTATGCACATGATTCTACGGGTAAAAAGCTAGGTGAATATAGTAAGGTTCACCTATTTCGCCTGATGGAAGAAGAAAAATATTTGGTTGAAGGCCAAGAACGTGGTCCTTTCACTTTAAACAACATACCAAGTGCTGGCTTGATCTGCTATGACATTCGTTTTCCAGAGTGGGTTAGAGCACATGTGATGGACGGAGCTCAAGTTTTATATGTCGTTGCCGAATGGCCAGCGCCACGCATCGATCATTGGCGAACATTGTTGATTGCTCGTGCAATCGAAAACCAATGCTATGTAGTTGCTTGTAACCGTGTAGGAAGTGATCCTAAAAATGATTTCGGTGGACATTCGATCGTAATCGACCCTTGGGGAGAGATAGTCGCAGAAGCTGACGATCGCGAACAGATTTTAAATGCTGAAATCAATCTAGAGTTAGTCGAAGAAGTGCGGAAGCGTATCCCTATTTTTGATGATCGTCGAGAGAAGTTGTACTAG
- the ligA gene encoding NAD-dependent DNA ligase LigA translates to MNQKEAASAIEELRDELNQYNYEYHVEDAPTVSDQYYDQKMQELIKLEDEFPELVTEDSPTQRVGGAPLDKFVKVDHTVPMLSLGNAFGEQDLRDFDRRIRDRVGGNFRYVCELKIDGLAVSLRYENGRFVRGATRGDGKTGEDITQNLRTVKSIPLKIKEEETIEVRGEVFMPQKSFIALNERREKEGQELFANPRNAAAGSLRQLDPKIAASRNLDIFLYSVGEWEASSTSSHSERLQYLRELGFKTNQETQTFDSIEDVINYTEEWTMKRSDLPYEIDGVVIKVDSIELQEQLGFTAKSPRWAIAYKFPAEEAITTIRDIELSVGRTGAITPTAILDPVQVAGTTVQRASLHNEDLIIEKDIRINDTVVIKKAGDIIPEVVRSVKDERTGDEKEFRMPEHCPECGSRLEKIDGEVAWRCMNPNCPAQLKEGLIHFVSRNAMNIDGLGEKVIEQLFDHELIHDMADLYKLEKDELLELERMGEKSVTNLLEAIEASKENSLERLLFGLGVRYVGNKAADTLSAHFKTMEKLQHATVDELVAIDEIGEKMADSIHAYFQKEQVVELIEELRSLGLNMEYLHEVQEASEDSPFYGKTVVLTGKLEQYSRPEAKEKIEAAGGKVTGSVSAKTDLLVAGEDAGSKLEKAKELEVEVWNEQQMIDAFDA, encoded by the coding sequence ATGAATCAAAAGGAAGCAGCATCAGCGATTGAAGAACTTCGCGATGAGCTGAATCAATACAATTATGAATACCATGTGGAAGATGCGCCAACCGTATCTGACCAATATTATGATCAAAAAATGCAGGAATTGATTAAATTAGAAGATGAATTTCCTGAATTAGTCACAGAGGACTCCCCTACTCAACGTGTCGGAGGGGCTCCTCTAGACAAATTCGTCAAAGTCGACCACACCGTACCGATGCTCAGTCTTGGAAACGCATTTGGTGAACAAGATCTGCGCGATTTCGACCGACGGATCCGTGACCGTGTAGGTGGAAATTTTCGGTACGTTTGTGAGTTGAAAATTGACGGATTGGCCGTATCACTAAGGTACGAAAATGGTCGTTTCGTACGCGGAGCGACTCGTGGAGATGGTAAAACGGGTGAAGACATTACCCAAAACTTGAGAACTGTCAAAAGCATTCCCCTTAAAATCAAAGAAGAAGAAACGATTGAAGTCCGCGGGGAAGTTTTCATGCCACAGAAATCTTTCATCGCATTGAACGAACGTCGTGAAAAAGAGGGGCAAGAACTCTTTGCGAACCCGAGGAATGCTGCAGCTGGTTCGTTGCGCCAACTCGATCCGAAAATCGCAGCAAGCAGGAATCTGGATATCTTTTTATACAGTGTGGGTGAATGGGAAGCTTCATCTACAAGCTCACATAGTGAAAGATTGCAGTACCTTCGTGAACTGGGTTTCAAAACGAATCAGGAGACGCAAACGTTCGATTCGATTGAAGACGTGATTAACTATACAGAGGAATGGACGATGAAGCGGAGTGACCTTCCGTATGAAATCGACGGAGTGGTCATCAAAGTAGACTCGATTGAGCTTCAGGAACAGCTTGGTTTCACCGCGAAAAGTCCACGCTGGGCGATTGCATACAAATTCCCTGCAGAAGAAGCGATTACGACGATTCGTGATATCGAGTTGAGTGTCGGCCGGACAGGTGCGATTACACCTACTGCAATCCTTGATCCGGTTCAAGTAGCTGGTACTACAGTGCAACGCGCGTCATTACACAATGAAGACCTAATCATTGAAAAAGATATCCGTATTAACGATACGGTCGTGATCAAGAAAGCTGGAGATATCATCCCAGAAGTTGTCCGTTCAGTGAAAGATGAGCGTACTGGAGATGAAAAGGAATTCCGCATGCCAGAGCATTGTCCTGAGTGTGGAAGTCGTTTAGAGAAAATCGATGGCGAAGTCGCTTGGCGCTGTATGAACCCCAACTGTCCAGCTCAACTGAAAGAAGGACTGATTCATTTTGTTTCGCGGAATGCCATGAACATCGATGGTCTTGGTGAAAAAGTGATTGAGCAGCTATTCGATCATGAACTGATCCATGACATGGCTGATCTTTATAAATTAGAAAAAGATGAACTACTAGAACTCGAACGTATGGGTGAAAAATCAGTCACCAATCTACTTGAAGCGATTGAAGCATCGAAAGAAAATTCACTCGAGCGATTATTGTTCGGGCTCGGGGTCCGTTATGTCGGCAATAAAGCAGCAGATACATTATCAGCTCATTTTAAGACGATGGAAAAATTGCAGCATGCAACAGTAGATGAACTTGTAGCGATCGATGAAATCGGTGAGAAAATGGCCGACTCTATCCACGCATATTTTCAAAAAGAGCAAGTAGTCGAACTGATTGAAGAATTACGTTCATTAGGGTTGAATATGGAATACTTACATGAGGTCCAAGAGGCTTCAGAAGATTCACCTTTTTATGGAAAAACGGTCGTATTGACTGGGAAGCTCGAACAGTACTCCCGACCTGAAGCGAAGGAAAAGATTGAAGCAGCAGGTGGAAAGGTGACAGGAAGTGTAAGTGCAAAGACAGACTTACTAGTTGCAGGTGAAGATGCAGGATCGAAGCTTGAAAAAGCGAAAGAATTAGAAGTCGAAGTATGGAATGAGCAGCAAATGATCGATGCATTTGATGCATAA
- the pcrA gene encoding DNA helicase PcrA: MSLTMKEILQSMNDPQKKAVQHTEGPLLIMAGAGSGKTRVLTHRIAYLLAEKGVQPYNILAITFTNKAAKEMKSRVETLVGEDAKSIVMSTFHSLCVRILRRDGDRIGINRNFGIYDASDQKQVIKEALRINNLDSKQFDPRAVGFAIGQAKNQLITPGVMKHQAGNYYEEKIAELYETYEKLLRKNQALDFDSLIMETYFLFERVPEVLKYYQNRFQYIHVDEYQDTNKAQYQLVKLLADRFKNLCVVGDSDQSIYKWRGADIYNILSFEEDYPNARVILLEQNYRSTKTILQAANDVIERNSSRKPKNLWTDNPDGTKLKVFEAMDERQEARYIVDQIQDMTKEKDLSYQDFAILYRTNAQSRAMEDVLVKSNIPYQMVGGTKFYDRKEIKDLLAYLQLIVNPNDDIAFQRVVNVPKRGIGKTTIEKLQMHAEMNDLSLYDAVLEADFMPISKKASNQLNLFRGMIEDWKKQQEFLGVTELVQEVLKHSGYEEELMRDRSIESQSRMENLEEFKTVTQQFEKASEDKSLLAFLTDLALISDLDQTDENDTDKVTLMTLHSAKGLEFPIVFLIGMEENLFPHSRSLMDEEEMEEERRLAYVGITRAEQQLFLTLASSRTIFGRSQYNQKSRFLDELPVDLVEREGEVFGGGSSGSSSGSFGGQSDSFSKALNDLSSKGGATEKPQPKRKAKTMKEKPSTPQEWSVGDKVSHKKWGEGTVVKVEGAADDMELDIAFPSPVGIKRVLAQFAPINKSNG, encoded by the coding sequence ATGAGTTTGACGATGAAAGAGATATTACAATCAATGAATGATCCACAAAAAAAAGCGGTTCAGCATACGGAAGGCCCTTTATTGATCATGGCGGGAGCAGGTAGTGGAAAAACACGCGTATTGACTCACCGGATCGCCTATCTTTTAGCTGAAAAGGGGGTACAACCTTACAACATTTTAGCGATTACCTTTACGAACAAGGCCGCTAAAGAGATGAAGTCACGTGTCGAGACATTAGTCGGTGAAGACGCGAAGAGTATTGTCATGTCAACGTTCCACTCACTTTGTGTGCGTATATTACGTCGTGATGGAGACCGGATCGGCATCAATCGTAACTTCGGGATATATGATGCAAGTGACCAGAAACAGGTCATCAAAGAAGCACTTCGTATCAACAATCTCGACTCGAAGCAGTTTGATCCTCGCGCAGTCGGCTTTGCGATCGGCCAGGCGAAGAACCAATTGATCACTCCTGGAGTGATGAAGCATCAAGCGGGTAATTATTACGAAGAAAAAATTGCGGAACTATACGAAACATATGAAAAATTACTACGTAAAAATCAAGCGCTCGACTTCGATAGCTTGATTATGGAGACATACTTTTTATTCGAACGGGTGCCGGAAGTGCTGAAGTATTATCAGAATCGATTCCAGTACATACATGTCGATGAGTATCAGGATACGAACAAAGCCCAGTACCAGCTAGTAAAATTGCTTGCGGATCGATTCAAAAATTTATGCGTTGTCGGTGACTCGGACCAGTCGATCTATAAATGGCGCGGGGCAGACATTTATAACATCCTTTCATTTGAAGAAGACTATCCGAACGCACGAGTAATCTTACTCGAACAAAATTACCGTTCGACTAAAACGATTTTACAGGCTGCCAACGATGTCATTGAACGTAATTCATCGCGCAAGCCGAAGAATCTTTGGACGGACAACCCTGATGGTACGAAGCTTAAAGTGTTCGAAGCGATGGATGAGCGTCAAGAAGCGCGTTATATTGTCGACCAAATTCAGGATATGACAAAAGAAAAAGATTTATCTTATCAGGATTTCGCAATTCTTTACCGGACCAATGCGCAGTCGCGTGCGATGGAGGACGTGCTCGTAAAATCAAACATTCCTTATCAGATGGTTGGCGGCACGAAGTTCTATGACAGAAAAGAAATCAAAGATTTACTCGCATACTTACAACTGATTGTGAATCCGAATGACGACATCGCATTCCAACGTGTTGTTAATGTGCCGAAACGCGGAATCGGGAAAACGACGATCGAAAAATTACAGATGCACGCTGAAATGAACGATTTATCTTTATATGATGCTGTGCTAGAAGCGGACTTCATGCCGATCAGTAAAAAAGCATCGAACCAGCTTAATCTTTTCAGAGGGATGATTGAAGATTGGAAGAAACAACAGGAATTCCTCGGAGTGACTGAGCTTGTTCAGGAAGTGCTGAAACATTCTGGGTATGAAGAAGAGTTGATGCGGGACCGCTCGATCGAATCGCAAAGTCGAATGGAGAACTTGGAAGAGTTCAAAACCGTTACGCAACAATTTGAAAAAGCGAGCGAAGATAAGTCATTGCTTGCGTTCTTGACTGATTTAGCTCTGATTTCTGACCTTGATCAGACGGATGAAAACGATACAGATAAAGTCACGTTGATGACGTTGCACTCGGCGAAAGGACTTGAGTTTCCTATCGTCTTCTTGATCGGTATGGAGGAGAATCTATTCCCACACAGTAGATCATTGATGGATGAAGAGGAAATGGAAGAGGAGCGCCGTCTAGCTTACGTGGGAATCACGCGTGCTGAGCAGCAACTCTTTTTGACACTTGCATCGTCACGTACGATTTTCGGCCGCTCGCAGTACAACCAGAAGAGTCGTTTCCTAGATGAACTGCCAGTGGATCTCGTTGAACGTGAAGGGGAAGTCTTCGGTGGAGGATCTTCAGGAAGTTCTTCTGGAAGTTTTGGGGGGCAATCAGATTCCTTCTCGAAAGCGTTGAATGACCTTTCATCTAAAGGTGGGGCTACAGAAAAACCTCAGCCGAAACGAAAAGCGAAGACGATGAAAGAGAAACCTTCGACTCCACAAGAGTGGAGTGTCGGCGATAAAGTCTCCCATAAGAAGTGGGGAGAAGGAACAGTCGTCAAAGTGGAAGGTGCAGCGGATGATATGGAACTGGACATCGCATTCCCATCACCTGTTGGCATCAAAAGAGTACTCGCACAATTTGCACCGATCAATAAATCGAATGGATGA
- a CDS encoding heptaprenylglyceryl phosphate synthase, with amino-acid sequence MEDYRMWRHIFKLDPNKKITDENLEQICESGTDAVIVGGTDGVTLDDVLDLLARIRRYTVPCIMEVSNLESITPGFDFYFIPMVLNSTDKKWMLDLHHQAVKEYGDFIEWEELMAEGYIMLNPDSKAYQQTDAKATTEEDVIAYAQVAEHLFNLPFVYLEYSGTYGDPALVEKVNQTLDQSMLIYGGGIESKEQAKEMAERSDIVVVGDVIYEDINKALRTVHAVKVQASRDANSNEGGL; translated from the coding sequence ATTGAAGATTATCGAATGTGGCGACACATTTTTAAACTAGACCCTAATAAAAAAATAACAGATGAAAATCTTGAGCAAATCTGCGAATCAGGTACGGATGCTGTCATTGTCGGAGGGACAGATGGTGTGACTCTCGACGATGTGTTAGATTTGCTTGCGAGAATCAGAAGATATACTGTTCCTTGTATTATGGAAGTGTCGAACCTCGAATCGATCACTCCAGGATTTGATTTTTATTTTATTCCAATGGTATTGAATAGTACCGATAAAAAATGGATGCTCGATCTACATCATCAAGCGGTGAAGGAGTATGGCGATTTCATCGAATGGGAAGAGTTGATGGCGGAAGGGTATATCATGCTCAATCCAGATTCGAAGGCGTATCAGCAGACAGACGCCAAAGCAACGACTGAGGAAGATGTCATTGCTTACGCTCAAGTTGCTGAACATCTTTTTAATTTACCGTTCGTCTATTTAGAATATAGCGGTACATATGGAGATCCAGCGTTGGTTGAGAAGGTAAATCAAACGCTTGATCAATCGATGCTCATCTATGGCGGGGGTATCGAATCGAAAGAACAGGCAAAAGAAATGGCCGAACGATCAGACATCGTCGTCGTTGGGGATGTCATTTATGAAGATATAAATAAGGCACTTAGAACCGTGCACGCGGTGAAAGTCCAGGCTAGTCGGGACGCGAATTCAAACGAAGGTGGTTTATAA
- the pruA gene encoding L-glutamate gamma-semialdehyde dehydrogenase, whose translation MVQPYRHEPFTDFSVKENAKALEDALKQVEKELGQDYPLIIGGERIYTDDKIVSYNPAKKDEVVGSVSKADTELAEKALNVANETFEWWRKSRPEMRADILFRAAAIIRRRKHEFNAWIIKEGGKPWKEADADIAEGIDFLEYYGRQMLEINEGVKINSRTIEHNRFEYIPLGAGLVVSPWNFLFAIMCGTAVSPMVTGNTVLLKPASATPVIAYKLMEVLEEAGMPSGVINYIPGSGKEVGDYVVNHPKTRFISFTGSRDVGTGIFEKAGKVQEGQKWLKRTVIEMGGKDTIVVDNEADLELAAQSIVQSAFGFQGQKCSACSRAVIHKDVYDEVLERAVELTKDLSVGNTSDKNYYMGPVVDQGAYDKIMGYIETGKKEGKLVQGGDGDTSKGYFINPTIFADVDPKATIMQEEIFGPVVAFTKANDFSEAIDIANNTDYGLTGAVISNNRNHLEIAREDFHVGNLYFNRGCTAAIVGYHPFGGFNMSGTDSKAGGPDYLYNFLQGKTISETF comes from the coding sequence ATGGTACAACCATATCGTCATGAACCATTTACAGATTTTTCGGTAAAAGAAAATGCTAAAGCACTTGAAGACGCACTGAAGCAGGTGGAGAAAGAACTTGGACAAGACTATCCACTGATCATCGGTGGCGAAAGAATTTATACAGACGACAAAATCGTATCTTACAACCCAGCTAAAAAAGACGAGGTTGTTGGAAGCGTATCTAAAGCTGATACAGAATTAGCAGAAAAAGCTTTGAATGTAGCTAACGAAACATTTGAATGGTGGAGAAAGTCTCGCCCAGAAATGCGCGCAGATATCCTCTTCCGTGCGGCAGCGATCATCCGTCGCCGTAAGCATGAATTCAATGCATGGATTATCAAAGAAGGCGGAAAGCCATGGAAAGAAGCTGACGCTGATATCGCAGAAGGAATCGACTTCTTAGAATATTATGGTCGTCAAATGCTTGAAATCAACGAAGGCGTGAAAATCAACAGCCGTACGATCGAACATAACCGTTTCGAATACATTCCATTAGGTGCAGGCCTAGTCGTTTCACCTTGGAACTTCCTATTCGCAATCATGTGTGGTACAGCTGTATCTCCAATGGTTACTGGTAACACAGTACTATTGAAGCCAGCTAGTGCAACACCAGTTATTGCGTACAAATTGATGGAAGTACTTGAAGAAGCGGGTATGCCAAGTGGAGTAATCAACTACATCCCTGGTAGCGGTAAAGAAGTAGGGGATTACGTTGTTAATCATCCAAAAACACGTTTCATCAGCTTCACAGGTTCTCGTGATGTTGGTACTGGTATTTTCGAAAAAGCAGGAAAAGTACAAGAAGGTCAAAAGTGGTTGAAGCGCACAGTTATTGAAATGGGTGGTAAAGATACCATCGTTGTCGATAACGAAGCTGACTTAGAGCTTGCGGCTCAATCGATCGTACAATCTGCATTCGGTTTCCAAGGACAAAAATGTTCTGCATGTTCTCGTGCCGTAATCCACAAGGACGTATACGACGAAGTTCTTGAGCGTGCGGTTGAACTAACAAAAGATCTATCAGTGGGTAACACTTCTGATAAAAACTATTATATGGGTCCTGTTGTTGACCAAGGTGCTTATGACAAGATCATGGGTTACATCGAAACAGGTAAGAAAGAAGGTAAACTTGTCCAAGGTGGTGATGGAGACACTTCTAAAGGTTACTTCATCAACCCGACAATCTTTGCTGACGTTGACCCGAAAGCAACAATCATGCAAGAAGAGATCTTCGGACCAGTCGTTGCATTCACTAAAGCAAACGACTTCAGTGAAGCGATTGACATTGCAAACAACACTGACTATGGTCTAACTGGTGCAGTTATCTCTAATAACCGTAACCACTTAGAAATCGCTCGTGAAGACTTCCACGTTGGTAACTTATACTTCAACCGTGGCTGTACTGCAGCGATTGTTGGATACCACCCATTCGGCGGATTCAACATGTCAGGTACAGACTCAAAAGCAGGTGGCCCAGACTACCTTTACAACTTCCTACAAGGAAAAACAATTTCAGAAACATTCTAA
- a CDS encoding CamS family sex pheromone protein, whose amino-acid sequence MRKFTIIFILTGFALAGCAPDYEQEDEVIQETDETMDEQRFIVPNNNLSEDNYSTILPYQPSAARGVITNQVANRYDIDELEQGLIRQSKDYFDTEEYLFQEGQYISGDEALNWIESNTLSDEQLQEYLVEPNPDVTMEALREGEEAGVWKPRILSHILEQNYLVRAEESRVELAGVSIGIAVKSQFTYQTEIGGPTYYGDIPEEYILEHGKEIADDILKKVRNKEALQEVPVVIALYKENERGAIKPGNFMQKTYVEPLDMTTNEWESVNEQYVLFPSNQAEEEYYEHAEMMQDFTNGVSDYFPNYIGVVGNGFYIDDELQELSINIPIEFQGKQEVVGFTQHIYGLIQEHFPNYFDVEVTVESPTKQESVITKDAGDEEPFVHIYQ is encoded by the coding sequence ATGAGAAAGTTTACAATTATATTTATCTTGACTGGGTTTGCTCTAGCAGGGTGCGCGCCAGATTATGAACAAGAAGATGAAGTTATCCAAGAGACGGACGAAACGATGGACGAACAGCGATTCATCGTTCCTAATAATAATTTATCTGAAGATAACTATAGTACGATCCTCCCTTATCAGCCAAGTGCGGCTCGTGGTGTCATCACTAATCAGGTTGCTAATCGGTATGATATCGACGAACTTGAGCAAGGGCTGATCCGACAGTCGAAAGATTACTTTGATACAGAGGAATATCTTTTCCAAGAAGGTCAATATATTTCTGGAGATGAAGCCTTGAATTGGATCGAGTCAAATACATTGAGTGATGAACAACTACAAGAGTATTTGGTAGAGCCGAACCCTGATGTAACAATGGAGGCTCTTCGTGAAGGGGAAGAAGCGGGTGTATGGAAGCCCCGTATTCTCTCTCACATCCTTGAACAGAACTATCTCGTTCGAGCTGAGGAGAGCCGGGTGGAACTGGCGGGAGTTTCGATTGGTATTGCGGTCAAATCACAGTTCACCTACCAAACTGAAATAGGTGGACCGACTTATTATGGTGATATCCCAGAAGAGTATATTTTAGAGCATGGTAAAGAGATTGCTGATGATATATTAAAGAAAGTCCGTAATAAAGAGGCGTTACAAGAGGTGCCAGTAGTTATTGCTCTTTATAAAGAGAATGAGCGCGGAGCCATCAAGCCTGGTAACTTCATGCAGAAAACATACGTCGAACCCCTTGATATGACAACGAATGAATGGGAGTCGGTCAACGAACAATATGTTCTTTTCCCGTCCAACCAGGCAGAGGAAGAATATTACGAACATGCTGAAATGATGCAGGACTTCACGAACGGTGTCTCAGATTATTTCCCTAACTATATCGGTGTAGTGGGCAATGGTTTTTATATTGATGATGAACTTCAAGAGCTTTCAATCAATATCCCTATCGAATTCCAGGGAAAACAGGAAGTCGTCGGTTTCACACAACATATATATGGATTGATTCAAGAACACTTCCCGAACTATTTTGACGTTGAAGTGACTGTCGAATCTCCGACGAAGCAGGAGAGTGTCATCACGAAAGATGCAGGGGATGAAGAGCCATTTGTCCATATTTACCAATAA